Proteins encoded together in one Vitis vinifera cultivar Pinot Noir 40024 chromosome 4, ASM3070453v1 window:
- the LOC100261229 gene encoding uncharacterized protein LOC100261229, with product MVGLSVGEKHFIQGGIAQDLRTDGRRRLTYRPFNVETGVIPQANGSARVRLGGTDVIASVKAELGKPSPSQPDKGKVNIYVDCSPTAAPMFEGRGGEELSTELSGALQHCLLGGKSGAGAGIDLSSLVVVEGKVCWDLYIDGLVVSSDGNLLDALGAAIKAALTNTGIPKVEVAVGASGDGLPEVDISDDEYLQFDTSGVPVIVTLTKVGRHYIVDATLEEESQMSSAVSVSVSGQGRICGLIKRGGAGLDPSVILDMISVAKHVSEQLMNKLDSEISAAEAFEEES from the exons ATGGTGGGTCTATCTGTTGGTGAGAAGCATTTCATACAGGGTGGCATTGCTCAAGACCTTCGTACTGATGGTCGAAGAAGGTTAACATATCGACCTTTCAATGTAGAAACTGGAGTCATCCCACAG GCTAATGGATCAGCAAGAGTCAGGTTGGGTGGAACTGATGTTATTGCCAGTGTGAAG GCTGAGCTTGGAAAACCAAGCCCATCACAACCTGACAAGGGAAAGGTCAATATATATGTGGATTGCAGTCCCACGGCTGCACCAATGTTTGAG GGCAGAGGAGGGGAGGAATTGTCAACAGAACTTTCAGGTGCTCTTCAGCATTGTCTCCTTGGTGGTAAAAGTGGAGCAG GGGCTGGAATTGATCTCTCATCTCTGGTAGTTGTGGAAGGAAAGGTTTGTTGGGATCTCTATATTGATGGCCTTGTGGTTAGTTCTGATGGAAATCTGCTGGATGCCTTAGGTGCTGCCATTaag GCTGCTCTGACCAACACGGGCATCCCAAAAGTCGAAGTTGCCGTTGGTGCATCTGGGGATGGCCTACCAGAGGTTGATATAAGTGATGATGAATATTTACAGTTTGACACCTCTGGGGTCCCTGTCATAGTTACCTTAACAAAG GTTGGTAGGCATTATATTGTAGATGCAACTTTAGAAGAGGAATCCCAAATGAGCTCAGCAGTTTCTGTTTCAGTGAGCGGGCAAGGCCGCATATGTGGGCTGATCAAACGAGGGGGTGCAGGTCTAGATCCAAGCGTTATACTTGATATGATATCTGTGGCAAAACATGTAAGTGAACAACTTATGAATAAATTGGATTCTGAGATATCTGCTGCAGAAGCCTTTGAAGAAGAGTCATGA
- the LOC100243982 gene encoding uncharacterized protein LOC100243982: MGVEEQNGGEEMPWGDSTSFVELTTDADADQKTLVLVAERTKRKDPLSHFKQYTGGWNISNKHYWASVGFTAFPMFLIAGIWYVVFGVFLLVIFFCYCCCPRPLHGYSRACYAVTLVFLVIITIAAMLGGAALYTSQFEFNRTIGRTLAYVVHQAESATETLRNVSNYFDAAKQIRVENKLLPPGVQNSITQLQKQINDTANQLATKTSDNLDGIRHVVNAVRLTVIIVTAAMLALSLLGFCKPTEPHIFYSVFNFWRAVSCVHVSKRSMSENSFPHSSILITLILTTNVYVFVLMESVAGDTCLAMDEWVQNPIAHTALDDILPCVDAETAQDSLSKAKDVTYQVLSIVNLAVDVSNADPGAGPLVPLLCNPFFASVGQACPPDAVDLKDATQVWKKYVCEDSKNDECVSKGRLSPSLYSAMTMAVNVSYGFYYYSPFLVDLADCDFVRQSFVTISKDHCPGLQSQSKWMYIGLVVVSAAVMISSIFWIAHGREQKHRYYTKLGLSKTF; encoded by the exons ATGGGAGTTGAGGAACAGAATGGTGGGGAGGAGATGCCATGGGGGGACAGTACCTCTTTTGTGGAGCTTACCACTGATGCAGATGCTGATCAGAAAACTCTTGTATTAGTTGCAGAGAGAACAAAGAGAAAAGACCCTCTCAGTCACTTCAAACAATACACAGGAGGATGGAATATCAGTAACAAGCATTACTGGGCT TCTGTTGGTTTTACTGCTTTCCCCATGTTTCTCATCGCCGGTATCTGGTACGTGGTATTTGGGGTGTTCTTATTGGTCATCTTCTTCTGCTATTGCTGTTGTCCAAGGCCCCTTCATGGTTATTCTCGAGCCTGTTACGCTGTCACTCTTGTTTTCCTAGTAATCATCACCATTGCAGCAAT GCTTGGAGGTGCTGCTTTATATACTAGCCAGTTTGAGTTCAACCGTACCATAGGAAGAACATTAGCATATGTTGTCCACCAGGCAGAAAGCGCAACTGAAACCCTCCGGAATGTATCTAATTATTTTGATGCAGCTAAGCAAATTCGAGTAGAAAATAAGTTACTGCCTCCAGGCGTCCAAAACTCCATCACCCAGCTCCAAAAGCAGATCAATGATACAGCTAACCAGCTTGCCACCAAAACATCAGATAATTTGGACGGCATACGACACGTCGTGAACGCTGT GCGACTCACAGTCATAATAGTCACTGCGGCGATGCTTGCTTTGTCCCTCCTTGGATTCTGTAAGCCCACTGAGCCGCACATATTTTACAG TGTTTTCAATTTCTGGCGTGCAGTGTCTTGTGTTCATGTGAGTAAGAGATCGATGTCGGAGAACTCTTTCCCTCATTCATCCATTCTGATCACCTTGATTCTCACTACAAATGTGTATGTTTTTGTTCTAATGGAAag TGTGGCTGGAGATACTTGTCTTGCAATGGACGAATGGGTCCAAAACCCCATTGCTCATACAGCTTTGGATGATATACTTCCCTGTGTCGATGCCGAAACCGCTCAAGATTCACTGTCAAAAGCCAAGGACGTCACTTATCAGGTTCTCAGCATCGTCAACCTCGCCGTTGACGTATCAAACGCTGATCCTGGTGCCGGTCCTTTGGTTCCACTCCTCTGCAACCCCTTCTTTGCTTCTGTGGGTCAAGCATGTCCTCCCGACGCAGTCGACTTGAAAGACGCAACACAG GTATGGAAGAAGTACGTATGTGAGGATTCGAAAAATGATGAGTGTGTGTCGAAAGGCCGTCTCTCCCCTTCCTTGTACAGTGCTATGACAATGGCGGTGAATGTGAGCTATGGGTTTTATTATTACAGTCCCTTTCTGGTTGATTTAGCGGACTGTGATTTTGTGAGGCAAAGCTTCGTTACCATATCCAAGGATCATTGTCCAGGTCTGCAGTCACAGAGTAAATGGATGTACATTGGATTGGTAGTGGTTTCTGCTGCAGTGATGATCTCTTCGATATTCTGGATAGCTCATGGGAGAGAGCAGAAACACCGGTATTATACCAAGCTGGGACTGTCCAAGACTTTTTGA
- the LOC100266438 gene encoding uncharacterized protein LOC100266438: protein MATSSRTRSSGPVLPVTRAFQRSTSPSGRFCSSPSDSSAAAAAASAFASSTSSFSSASTGFFHRSASPTRVNLYGSTPLASSVRFSIDRSISPSRSIAVPRRDQIVRKSTPKKRCMCSPTTHPGSFRCSLHKNFNNSSHTISYSSNRLNARRSAMTNSLVRIGTVEGDLVKRALAALIRPSSHQQRRRAAFQPRPSRLSIMSKAEDL, encoded by the coding sequence ATGGCGACATCATCGAGAACGAGATCGAGCGGTCCAGTTCTTCCGGTCACAAGAGCTTTCCAAAGATCGACATCTCCCTCAGGTAGATTTTGCTCTTCGCCATCTGATTCATCGGCGGCGGCGGCGGCAGCATCGGCTTTCGCTTCATCGACCTCCAGTTTCTCTTCTGCATCCACTGGATTCTTCCACCGATCCGCTTCTCCGACGCGCGTAAATCTCTATGGGTCCACACCGCTGGCTTCATCCGTACGATTCTCTATCGACCGATCCATCTCTCCTAGCCGTTCGATTGCGGTTCCCCGGCGCGATCAGATCGTCCGTAAGTCCACTCCTAAGAAGAGGTGTATGTGCTCTCCGACGACGCATCCCGGCTCCTTCCGATGCAGTCTGCACAAGAACTTCAACAATAGTTCTCACACGATCTCATATTCGTCGAATCGGTTGAACGCTCGGAGATCTGCCATGACGAACTCACTGGTTCGTATCGGCACCGTCGAAGGAGATCTGGTTAAGCGAGCATTAGCCGCACTGATTCGTCCTTCTTCGCACCAACAGAGGCGAAGAGCTGCCTTTCAACCTCGGCCTAGTCGCCTCTCGATTATGTCCAAAGCCGAGGATCTGTAA